A region of Alphaproteobacteria bacterium DNA encodes the following proteins:
- a CDS encoding MoxR family ATPase gives MSDSAAIDTTDTGDAVDRIDALGKRMGDVHDHVGEFIFGQERVIDEVLITILSGGHALLVGVPGLAKTRLTEILGTVLGLAEKRVQFTPDLMPADIVGSEVLEESEAGKRAFRFIKGPVFCQLLMADEINRASPRTQSALLQAMQEHEVSVAGQRHTLPEPFHVIATQNPLEQEGTYPLPEAQLDRFMMQIDVGYPDLDAERVMVLATTGSETSKAKAVMDADELMAAQRLVRRVPVGEKVVEAILTLVRSGRPEDTSIETVRESVSWGPGPRASQALMLASRARAIIDGRLTPSIDDVLALAAPVLRHRMAVSFAARADGITIEQVIKRMCEPLG, from the coding sequence ATGTCCGATTCTGCAGCCATCGATACTACTGACACCGGCGATGCCGTCGACCGAATCGACGCCCTTGGCAAACGTATGGGCGACGTTCACGATCACGTGGGCGAGTTTATTTTCGGCCAGGAGCGCGTCATTGATGAGGTCCTGATCACGATCCTATCGGGCGGCCACGCGCTGCTCGTCGGCGTGCCCGGACTCGCGAAGACGCGCCTGACCGAGATTCTCGGTACCGTGCTCGGCTTGGCCGAAAAGCGAGTTCAGTTCACCCCCGATCTGATGCCGGCGGATATCGTGGGCTCTGAGGTGCTCGAGGAGAGCGAGGCCGGCAAACGCGCCTTCCGCTTCATCAAGGGCCCAGTGTTCTGTCAGCTGCTGATGGCGGACGAGATCAACCGTGCCAGCCCACGCACCCAATCGGCGCTGCTACAGGCCATGCAGGAGCACGAGGTCTCGGTCGCCGGTCAGCGCCACACCCTCCCCGAGCCATTCCATGTTATCGCCACCCAGAACCCACTCGAGCAAGAGGGCACCTATCCGCTGCCCGAAGCCCAGCTCGACCGCTTCATGATGCAGATCGATGTCGGCTATCCTGACCTGGATGCGGAGCGAGTGATGGTGCTGGCGACCACCGGGTCTGAAACTAGCAAGGCCAAGGCGGTAATGGATGCCGACGAGCTGATGGCGGCGCAGCGTCTGGTGCGTCGCGTACCTGTCGGAGAGAAGGTGGTGGAGGCGATCCTCACCTTGGTGCGCTCGGGTCGGCCGGAGGACACGAGCATCGAGACAGTGCGCGAGTCCGTGTCCTGGGGCCCCGGACCGCGTGCGAGTCAGGCGCTGATGCTGGCAAGCCGGGCCCGTGCCATCATCGACGGCAGGCTGACGCCGTCGATCGACGATGTACTAGCGCTGGCGGCACCGGTCTTACGCCACCGCATGGCGGTGAGCTTTGCCGCGCGCGCCGATGGCATCACCATCGAGCAGGTGATCAAGCGCATGTGCGAGCCGCTCGGTTAA
- a CDS encoding DUF6111 family protein — MSNILVKLLPLLLPIAAYLVWWWLSRGKALAMGQPPPELAKGPWAYLIAAGLILVLAGLIYTGMTQGEKPGGIYVPPAFENGRIVPGHIDR, encoded by the coding sequence TTGAGCAATATCCTGGTCAAGTTACTGCCGCTGCTGCTGCCGATCGCGGCCTATCTCGTCTGGTGGTGGCTAAGCCGCGGCAAGGCCTTAGCGATGGGTCAGCCGCCGCCTGAACTGGCCAAGGGCCCCTGGGCCTATCTGATCGCCGCCGGACTGATCTTGGTGCTGGCCGGCCTGATCTATACGGGTATGACCCAGGGAGAGAAGCCCGGTGGAATCTATGTGCCACCCGCCTTCGAGAACGGGCGGATCGTTCCTGGTCATATTGACCGTTAG
- a CDS encoding DUF1285 domain-containing protein — protein MEGKPTSERSELSGLDALPASVDLDPVLCGDIDIRIGRDGTWFYHGSPIGRKPLVRLFASVLRREADGEYWMVTPVERARIRVDDAPFVAVAMTVLGNGRDQCLQFHTNVDATVVAGLPHPLRVTIDAESGEPSPYVMIDAVRGLEALVARAVFYDLVELAEEDTMGALGVWSAGTFFMLGSAVEENI, from the coding sequence ATGGAAGGAAAGCCAACCAGTGAGAGGTCGGAACTGTCCGGGCTCGATGCCTTGCCAGCGAGCGTGGACTTGGATCCGGTGCTCTGCGGCGACATCGATATCCGCATAGGCCGCGACGGGACGTGGTTTTATCACGGCTCGCCGATCGGCCGCAAACCGCTGGTCCGCCTGTTTGCGTCGGTGCTACGGCGCGAAGCGGACGGCGAGTATTGGATGGTGACCCCGGTCGAGCGAGCGCGCATCCGCGTGGATGACGCGCCTTTCGTGGCCGTAGCCATGACGGTGCTGGGTAACGGCCGCGATCAGTGTCTCCAATTCCATACCAATGTCGATGCTACGGTGGTGGCCGGGCTCCCGCATCCCCTGCGGGTCACCATAGATGCCGAAAGCGGCGAGCCCTCGCCCTATGTCATGATCGACGCTGTGCGTGGCCTCGAGGCGCTGGTGGCGCGCGCGGTGTTCTACGACCTCGTGGAACTGGCGGAAGAGGACACCATGGGCGCCCTCGGGGTGTGGAGCGCCGGCACGTTCTTTATGCTGGGGTCCGCGGTTGAGGAGAATATCTGA
- a CDS encoding CoA pyrophosphatase, protein MRAQITERMAAHEAAGVIDASSSAEPALNGTVAVAAAVLMPLIDRANGMTVLLTRRSDHLNDHAGQVSFPGGRTEPHDRDAIETALRETQEEIGLPRHRIEIAGTLDTCITGTGFSIVPVVGFVAPPLDIERDLVLDSFEVAEAFEVPLDHMLDPANRKRRRAIAKGRRREFYVVNYHQHTIWGATARMLVNLHEVLQEGP, encoded by the coding sequence ATGCGGGCGCAAATTACCGAGCGCATGGCAGCGCACGAGGCAGCTGGCGTCATCGATGCCTCGTCGTCGGCAGAGCCGGCGCTGAATGGCACTGTGGCCGTGGCGGCGGCCGTGCTGATGCCTTTGATCGACCGAGCGAACGGCATGACCGTGTTACTCACGCGCCGCAGCGACCATCTCAACGATCACGCCGGGCAGGTTAGCTTCCCAGGAGGGCGTACGGAACCGCACGACCGCGACGCGATAGAGACGGCATTGCGCGAAACGCAGGAGGAGATCGGCCTGCCGCGCCATCGCATCGAGATCGCGGGCACGCTGGATACCTGCATCACCGGCACTGGCTTTTCCATAGTGCCCGTAGTCGGATTCGTCGCACCGCCACTCGATATCGAGCGCGACCTAGTGCTCGACAGCTTCGAGGTGGCGGAAGCCTTCGAAGTGCCGCTCGACCATATGCTTGACCCGGCAAACCGCAAGCGGCGCCGGGCCATCGCCAAAGGCCGCCGCCGCGAGTTCTACGTCGTCAACTACCACCAACACACTATCTGGGGCGCCACCGCTCGCATGCTGGTGAATCTCCACGAGGTGCTGCAGGAGGGGCCTTGA